A DNA window from Purpureocillium takamizusanense chromosome 9, complete sequence contains the following coding sequences:
- a CDS encoding uncharacterized protein (COG:H~EggNog:ENOG503NUIE) — translation MDSPVVAQLFRQLFRHRPRGCQGLPPPTLVVHGRSPRRSASVSAGAHHYLHTNGHSCSSRSYATRASRDRGMKSNESRWQQRTHIMPEDRREEFAEYPYMSIQDLKRRTERPRKVKMLLRDFIDDSLYNPSYGYFSKQAVIFSPGEPFDFNVMRDELEFQSELGRRYTEFEDALDDAEGSENPTRQLWHTPTELFRPFYGEAIARYLVSNYRLTTYPYDDLLIYEMGAGRGTLMLNILDYIREVDPQVYARTRYNIIEISPSLADLQSRHLLSTAESRGHRERVDIINKSIFEWDRYEPSPCFFLAMEVFDNFAHDGIRYDMATEEPLQGHVLIDGDGDFYEFYVHELDPVAARFFRVRHAATGGQYPKPYHSNPVLRYLSTKMPFAANLSDPEFIPTRLMQFFDVLEKFFPAHRLVTSDFDALPQAVRGLNAPVVQTRYQRRMVPVTTPLVILAPLPSPPFVNAD, via the exons atggactCCCCCGTCGTGGCCCAGCTCTTCCGGCAGCTGTTTCGCCATCGGCCGCGGGGATGTCAGGGCCTGCCGCCCCCAActctcgtcgtccatggacgctcgcctcgccgcagcgcctccgtTTCGGCTGGCGCGCACCACTATCTCCACACGAACGGAcactcctgctcctcccgctCGTACGCGACGAGAGCTTCCCGCGACCGAGGCATGAAGTCCAACGAGAGCCGCTGGCAGCAGCGCACACACATCATGCCCGAGGACAGGAGAGAAGAGTTCGCCGAGTACCCGTACATGTCCATCCAAGACCTCAAGCGGCGCACCGAGCGCCCGCGCAAGGTCAAGATGCTGCTCCGCGACTTCATCGACG ACTCGCTGTACAACCCCTCGTACGGCTACTTCTCTAAGCAGGCAGTCATCTTCAGTCCCGGCGAGCCCTTTGACTTCAATGTCatgcgcgacgagctcgagtTCCAGTCAGAGCTAGGCCGTCGGTATACCGAGTTCGAggatgccctcgacgacgcagaggGCAGCGAGAACCCGACCCGCCAGCTGTGGCACACGCCCACGGAGCTGTTCCGTCCCTTTtacggcgaggccatcgcccgcTACCTCGTCTCCAACTACCGCCTTACCACCTATCCCTACGACGATCTGCTCATCTACGAGatgggcgccggccgcggcaccCTCATGCTCAACATACTCGATTACATCCGCGAGGTCGACCCTCAGGTCTACGCCCGCACCCGCTACAACATCATCGAGATCTCCCCATCCCTTGCCGACCTGCAGAGCCGTCACCTGCTCTCCACCGCCGAGTCGCGCGGCCACCGCGAGCGCGTCGATATCATCAACAAGAGCATCTTCGAGTGGGACCGCTACGAGCCCTCCCcctgcttcttcctcgccatggAGGTTTTTGACAACTTTGCCCACGACGGCATTCGCTACGACATGGCCACCGAGGAACCCCTTCAGGGCCACGTTCTCAtcgacggagacggcgactTCTACGAGTTTTACGTCCACGAGCTCGaccctgtcgccgcccgcttcttccgcgtccgccacgccgccactGGCGGCCAGTATCCCAAACCCTACCACTCCAATCCCGTCCTGCGCTACCTCTCCACCAAGATGCCCTTCGCCGCCAACCTCTCGGACCCCGAGTTCATTCCCACCCGCCTCATGCAGTTCTTCGACGTCCTCGAGAAGTTCTTCCCCGCCCACCGCCTCGTGACGTCCGACTTTGACGCCCTGCCCCAGGCCGTCAGGGGTCTCAACGCCCCCGTCGTGCAGACGCGGTACCAGCGACGCATGGTGCCCGTCACGACGCCCCTGGTAATTCTGGCCCCCTTGCCATCTCCCCCTTTCGTGAATGCTGActga
- a CDS encoding uncharacterized protein (BUSCO:EOG09262DPL~COG:H~EggNog:ENOG503NUIE), translated as MDSPVVAQLFRQLFRHRPRGCQGLPPPTLVVHGRSPRRSASVSAGAHHYLHTNGHSCSSRSYATRASRDRGMKSNESRWQQRTHIMPEDRREEFAEYPYMSIQDLKRRTERPRKVKMLLRDFIDDSLYNPSYGYFSKQAVIFSPGEPFDFNVMRDELEFQSELGRRYTEFEDALDDAEGSENPTRQLWHTPTELFRPFYGEAIARYLVSNYRLTTYPYDDLLIYEMGAGRGTLMLNILDYIREVDPQVYARTRYNIIEISPSLADLQSRHLLSTAESRGHRERVDIINKSIFEWDRYEPSPCFFLAMEVFDNFAHDGIRYDMATEEPLQGHVLIDGDGDFYEFYVHELDPVAARFFRVRHAATGGQYPKPYHSNPVLRYLSTKMPFAANLSDPEFIPTRLMQFFDVLEKFFPAHRLVTSDFDALPQAVRGLNAPVVQTRYQRRMVPVTTPLVHQGYFDILFPTDFRITEAIYRAITGKLTRVMSHGDFMRRWAYVEDTETRSGENPLLTHYRNASVLVTV; from the exons atggactCCCCCGTCGTGGCCCAGCTCTTCCGGCAGCTGTTTCGCCATCGGCCGCGGGGATGTCAGGGCCTGCCGCCCCCAActctcgtcgtccatggacgctcgcctcgccgcagcgcctccgtTTCGGCTGGCGCGCACCACTATCTCCACACGAACGGAcactcctgctcctcccgctCGTACGCGACGAGAGCTTCCCGCGACCGAGGCATGAAGTCCAACGAGAGCCGCTGGCAGCAGCGCACACACATCATGCCCGAGGACAGGAGAGAAGAGTTCGCCGAGTACCCGTACATGTCCATCCAAGACCTCAAGCGGCGCACCGAGCGCCCGCGCAAGGTCAAGATGCTGCTCCGCGACTTCATCGACG ACTCGCTGTACAACCCCTCGTACGGCTACTTCTCTAAGCAGGCAGTCATCTTCAGTCCCGGCGAGCCCTTTGACTTCAATGTCatgcgcgacgagctcgagtTCCAGTCAGAGCTAGGCCGTCGGTATACCGAGTTCGAggatgccctcgacgacgcagaggGCAGCGAGAACCCGACCCGCCAGCTGTGGCACACGCCCACGGAGCTGTTCCGTCCCTTTtacggcgaggccatcgcccgcTACCTCGTCTCCAACTACCGCCTTACCACCTATCCCTACGACGATCTGCTCATCTACGAGatgggcgccggccgcggcaccCTCATGCTCAACATACTCGATTACATCCGCGAGGTCGACCCTCAGGTCTACGCCCGCACCCGCTACAACATCATCGAGATCTCCCCATCCCTTGCCGACCTGCAGAGCCGTCACCTGCTCTCCACCGCCGAGTCGCGCGGCCACCGCGAGCGCGTCGATATCATCAACAAGAGCATCTTCGAGTGGGACCGCTACGAGCCCTCCCcctgcttcttcctcgccatggAGGTTTTTGACAACTTTGCCCACGACGGCATTCGCTACGACATGGCCACCGAGGAACCCCTTCAGGGCCACGTTCTCAtcgacggagacggcgactTCTACGAGTTTTACGTCCACGAGCTCGaccctgtcgccgcccgcttcttccgcgtccgccacgccgccactGGCGGCCAGTATCCCAAACCCTACCACTCCAATCCCGTCCTGCGCTACCTCTCCACCAAGATGCCCTTCGCCGCCAACCTCTCGGACCCCGAGTTCATTCCCACCCGCCTCATGCAGTTCTTCGACGTCCTCGAGAAGTTCTTCCCCGCCCACCGCCTCGTGACGTCCGACTTTGACGCCCTGCCCCAGGCCGTCAGGGGTCTCAACGCCCCCGTCGTGCAGACGCGGTACCAGCGACGCATGGTGCCCGTCACGACGCCCCTG GTCCATCAGGGGTACTTTGACATCCTTTTCCCCACCGACTTCCGCATCACCGAGGCCATCTACCGCGCCATCACGGGCAAGCTCACGCGCGTCATGTCTCACGGCGACTTTATGCGCCGCTGGGCCTACGTCGAGGACACGGAGacgcgcagcggcgagaaTCCACTGCTGACGCACTACCGCAACGCCAGCGTCCTCGTGACTGTATGA